The Bacillus sp. (in: firmicutes) nucleotide sequence TTAAACGATTTACAAAACTATGGTAATAAAATGTGAAATTAAAAAAGAGCTGAATGCAGCTCTTTTTTCGATTAGCCTATAATAATTTTTTCCTTCGGAAAATGATACTTTTCCTCTTTTTCTTGCCCACGAATTAAAAACAGGAAGGAAAAAATGCCAATTCTTCCGATAAACATCAAGGTAATTAGCACTAATTTACTAGCCACGCTGAGATTAGGCGTGATGCCCATTGATTGTCCACATGTTCCGAATGCGGATGCCACATCAAATATAATTGGCAAAATAGGAACTGATTCAAGCGCGGATAATACAATGACTGCTGACGTACAAAGAATAATTGCCGTTGCAAGGACGACAGATGCCTTCGTAATATCTTGCGGGTCTATTTCTCTATTGAATACTTTAATCGTATTTCGACCGCGAGCATAAAAATAAATGCTCAAAACTATAATCGCAAAAGTCGTTGTCCGAATCCCTCCGCCAACACTAGATGGTGACGCACCTATAAACATTAACATTGACGTTAGCAGTAACGTTGATTCCGAGAATTGTAAAATATCCGCCGTAGCAAAGCCGGCACTTCTTGCCGTTACGGATTGAAATAAAGCATAGAAAAATGCCTCATGCCATTTTTTATCAACAAAAAAAGAATGCCACTCCAACAGGAAAACCGCGATTGTACCAAGGACAACGATTACAAAATATGTTGTTGTCGTAATTTTTGTAAACAATGAAAAGTGATAAGGATACTTTCCACGATGTGTTAAATAATGCTTGATCTCTATTAAAACGGGGAAACCTATTGCGCCTAATATAATTAAAAGCATTGTAATAAATTGAACGAAATAATCATTAGCAAAGGGAATTAAAGATTCACCTGTAATATCAAAGCCAGCATTTGTAGTAGCACTAATTGACAAAAAAAGGCCATGTAAGTATGCTTCCTGCCATGTGCCATAATACTTCAAAAAATATGTACCTAAAACAATCGCACCGATAAGCTCAATTATAATGATTAAATATAAAATTTGTTTTATTAAATAGACAAGCCCTGAAAACGTTGACTGATTCTGGTCTGTCATAATCAAGAGCCGTTCTTTAAAGCCAATTTTCTTTCCTAATAAAAGCCAGATAAATGTACCTAAAGCCATAACGCCAACGCCGCCAAATTGCATAATAAACATTAACATAAAAAAGCCTGTAACACTAAATGTATCAGCGATTGACACGACTGTTAACCCAGTTACACTAATCGCGCTTACTGCAGTAAAAAGAGCATCAATGAAAGGCAATGATACTCCAGATTTATGGGCGATTGGCAAACTTAAAAGCATGGTTGAAAATAAAATAGCACTTATGTAATAGAAAACAATGAGCTGAACAGATGTTAATTTTAACGAATTTTTTTTCCGGTTTCTTTCTACTGCTATTGACATAAATATCCCCTTAAATCAACTGTCATGCTACTTAGTTTACATTTTCCAGACAAAATGTCAATCCACCGCTTCATCTATACTTTAACCTTGAATAAATCGGATGAAGTCGCAAATAATAAAATGGGAATGGAATGATTAAAACGTATAAGGAGATGGATAGGTTTGACACAATCAAAAGGACAAAAGGGACGACAATTTAGAAAACGAAAAGAAGCGCAAAATCCTCATGGAAAAATAAAATCATTTAAAGAGCTGTCGACTGAAAAAGAATAACATTCAGAAACACCTCCTAAATAAAATTCACATAAATTAATAGTATAGATTTATTGGGAGGTGTTTCTCTATGCTCTATAGGTATTATAATCGATATGACTGGGATAATACGAATAACCAACTGTTTTGGCAAGGTCCATTAGATTACCATAATATTAATGAACCAAATGGAGGTTGGACCCCGCTTCAATTAGAAAATGAGGATTTCTCGTTAACATCCAATTACGATATGGGCGGGCCCCACCCTTATCCTAATCCGTTTTATAATCATATGCTACCACCAAAACCGCCGATATATTATTGGCTTTCACACTTCTATGACGAAGATGGAAAGTTTGATTTTAATAAAATGACAACCACCTTCGGTCAAATTACAAATACAGTGAAACAAGTGAGCCCCCTCATTAAATCATTTGGTGCATTTTTGGGGAAAATACAATAAGTAAATATAAATATTTAATTCCATTAGCTGATGATTGCGACTTAGCTTGAGTGATTACCAGATAATGGAATGTTGTTTCTATACTTTAAATTTATTTATAAACTCCTCAATTCGATTTAATCCCTCTTCCAACGTCTCCATTGAGTATGCATATGACAGCCTTACATAGCCTTCCCCATACTTTGAAAATGCTGCTCCGGGCACAACAGCAACACCTGCTTCTTGCAATAATTTAATCGAAAAATCAAAAGAAGACATGTTAAATTGTTTAATCGATGGAAACATATAAAATGCACCTGTTGGCTGCTCCACTTCAAATCCAAGAAATTTCAATCGTTTAAAGGCATAATGCATCCTTTTCATGTATTCATGCTTCATTGTCAAGGCACTGTTCATTCCCTTTGTTAAGGCCTCTATCGCCGCATATTGGGAAATGCTTGAAGCACAAGCTACACTGAATTGATGGACTTTAAGCATATATCTTGTTAAAAAGGCGGGGGCAAAGGCAAAGCCAATACGCCAACCTGTCATTGAATGTGATTTTGATATACCGTTCACAACAATTGTCTTCTCTCTCATTTCAGGAAAGCTTGCGATTGATTGATGTGATTCAGTAAACACTAGTTCACTATATACTTCATCAGACAATACAAAAATGTCCTTGTCCATCAGTAAATCTGCAATCTCTTTTAAATCATTATTGTTAAGTGTGCATCCCGTTGGATTC carries:
- a CDS encoding aminotransferase A, producing MEHLINPNVKDIQFSGIRQFFNMVSEYEDVISLTIGQPDFTTPEGVKEAAKLAIDDDLTTYTHNAGLFTLREAASNFVKTKYNLLYNPEDEIIVTAGASEAIDIAIRTIVSEGAEVILPGPAYPSYEALIKLAGGIPVLVDTRETGFKLTASQISEHLTDKTRCIVLPYPSNPTGCTLNNNDLKEIADLLMDKDIFVLSDEVYSELVFTESHQSIASFPEMREKTIVVNGISKSHSMTGWRIGFAFAPAFLTRYMLKVHQFSVACASSISQYAAIEALTKGMNSALTMKHEYMKRMHYAFKRLKFLGFEVEQPTGAFYMFPSIKQFNMSSFDFSIKLLQEAGVAVVPGAAFSKYGEGYVRLSYAYSMETLEEGLNRIEEFINKFKV
- a CDS encoding TrkH family potassium uptake protein; translation: MSIAVERNRKKNSLKLTSVQLIVFYYISAILFSTMLLSLPIAHKSGVSLPFIDALFTAVSAISVTGLTVVSIADTFSVTGFFMLMFIMQFGGVGVMALGTFIWLLLGKKIGFKERLLIMTDQNQSTFSGLVYLIKQILYLIIIIELIGAIVLGTYFLKYYGTWQEAYLHGLFLSISATTNAGFDITGESLIPFANDYFVQFITMLLIILGAIGFPVLIEIKHYLTHRGKYPYHFSLFTKITTTTYFVIVVLGTIAVFLLEWHSFFVDKKWHEAFFYALFQSVTARSAGFATADILQFSESTLLLTSMLMFIGASPSSVGGGIRTTTFAIIVLSIYFYARGRNTIKVFNREIDPQDITKASVVLATAIILCTSAVIVLSALESVPILPIIFDVASAFGTCGQSMGITPNLSVASKLVLITLMFIGRIGIFSFLFLIRGQEKEEKYHFPKEKIIIG